A portion of the Sphingobacterium spiritivorum genome contains these proteins:
- a CDS encoding sodium:solute symporter: MSPFILLTFLLVYFGLLLGVAYFTSRKSSDNSTFFVANRNSKWYMVAFGMIGTALSGVTFISVPGAVGHTNFSYFQFVLGNAVGFVMIAYVLLPLYYRMNLTSIYTYLEERFGHKSYKSGAMIFLISRTIGSAFRLYLVAIILQKFIFDSLQVPFAVTIAICLILIWMYTNKGGLKTIIITDTLQTFFLLLAVVLSIYFMADGLGISVVEAFEKVKNSSYSSIFVWEDLLGDKNHFLKNFIGGIFVTIAMTGLDQDLMQKNLSMSTIGEAQKNMLTFTSIFVVINLFFLAVGALLYIYAAENNIDVSALRTPDYLYPEIALNYLSLAPGIIFMMGLTAATFATTDSALTALTTSFCVDFLNFNKKANPNDPALVRQRNWVHVGFSVLMLVVILIFRILNDDSVVTAIFVAASYTYGPLLGLFALGILTRYRVNDNLVPFICVLSPVILFLINYFLIVPHTTYRIGYELIVYNGFLTALMLIITSPGKQHADTKAL; the protein is encoded by the coding sequence ATGTCACCTTTTATATTATTAACCTTTTTATTGGTTTATTTCGGACTTTTGCTCGGAGTAGCCTATTTTACATCCAGAAAATCATCTGACAACTCTACATTTTTTGTTGCCAACCGTAATTCCAAATGGTATATGGTTGCTTTTGGAATGATAGGTACAGCGCTGTCCGGGGTTACATTTATTTCTGTTCCTGGTGCAGTAGGACATACCAACTTCAGCTACTTTCAGTTTGTGCTGGGTAATGCTGTCGGGTTTGTGATGATCGCTTATGTGTTATTACCACTCTATTACCGCATGAATCTGACTTCTATTTACACCTATTTAGAAGAACGATTCGGGCATAAAAGCTATAAAAGCGGGGCGATGATATTTCTGATATCCAGAACGATAGGGTCTGCATTCCGACTTTACTTAGTTGCCATCATCCTGCAAAAATTTATATTTGATTCTCTTCAGGTTCCTTTTGCAGTAACGATTGCGATCTGCCTGATACTGATCTGGATGTATACAAATAAGGGTGGTCTTAAGACTATTATTATCACCGATACGTTGCAGACATTCTTTTTGCTACTGGCAGTTGTACTATCCATCTATTTCATGGCGGACGGTCTTGGAATTTCAGTAGTTGAAGCATTTGAAAAAGTAAAAAACAGTTCATACTCTTCTATATTCGTTTGGGAGGATCTGTTAGGAGATAAGAATCACTTCCTGAAGAATTTTATCGGAGGTATATTTGTTACCATCGCTATGACAGGACTGGATCAGGATCTTATGCAGAAGAATTTAAGTATGAGTACGATTGGTGAAGCACAGAAAAATATGTTGACATTTACCAGCATATTTGTTGTTATCAATCTGTTTTTTCTGGCAGTAGGAGCCTTATTGTATATCTATGCTGCAGAGAATAATATTGATGTTTCTGCTTTGCGCACTCCGGATTATTTATATCCTGAGATTGCATTGAATTATCTTTCCCTTGCTCCGGGCATTATCTTTATGATGGGACTTACTGCAGCTACATTTGCGACGACAGATTCAGCCCTGACGGCTCTGACAACATCTTTTTGTGTAGATTTCCTTAACTTTAATAAAAAGGCTAATCCGAACGATCCGGCATTAGTACGTCAGCGCAATTGGGTACATGTGGGCTTCTCTGTACTGATGCTTGTTGTAATTTTGATTTTCAGAATCCTCAATGATGATTCTGTTGTTACAGCAATCTTCGTAGCTGCAAGTTATACATATGGTCCGCTGTTGGGATTATTTGCTTTAGGGATTTTGACCAGATATCGTGTCAATGACAATCTGGTGCCATTTATCTGTGTACTTTCTCCGGTTATATTATTCTTGATCAATTACTTTCTGATTGTGCCACATACGACATATAGAATCGGTTACGAATTGATTGTATATAACGGATTTTTAACGGCCCTGATGCTGATCATCACATCTCCGGGTAAACAGCATGCCGATACAAAAGCACTCTAA
- the murQ gene encoding N-acetylmuramic acid 6-phosphate etherase, whose protein sequence is MIKMINTTEKESNYQDLDKMSVHELLTNINAEDKTVPLAVERAIPQIERLVTATVEKMKTGGRLFYIGAGTSGRLGILDASECPPTFGVPFDWIIGLIAGGDTAIRKAVEFAEDDIEQAWKDLEEYGVNEKDVVIGIAASGTTPYVIGGLTTANEKGLITGCIVCNGGSPIAAVAQLPVEVIVGPEFVTGSTRMKAGTAQKLVLNMLSTSIMIRLGRVKGNKMVDMQLSNHKLVARGVRIIMDETGADELTASELLEEFGNVRKAIENYVSKG, encoded by the coding sequence ATGATAAAGATGATTAACACCACAGAGAAAGAATCCAACTATCAGGACCTGGACAAAATGTCTGTACACGAATTGTTAACCAACATAAATGCAGAGGATAAAACAGTCCCTTTAGCTGTAGAAAGAGCCATTCCTCAGATTGAAAGGCTTGTAACAGCGACTGTAGAGAAAATGAAGACCGGAGGACGTCTTTTCTATATCGGAGCAGGGACAAGCGGCCGACTTGGCATCCTGGATGCGTCCGAATGCCCTCCTACATTTGGAGTGCCTTTTGACTGGATTATAGGATTGATCGCCGGAGGTGATACAGCAATACGTAAAGCTGTAGAATTTGCAGAAGATGATATCGAGCAGGCATGGAAAGATCTTGAAGAATATGGTGTAAATGAAAAGGATGTGGTGATCGGTATCGCAGCATCCGGAACTACTCCCTATGTCATCGGTGGATTGACCACAGCCAATGAAAAAGGATTAATCACAGGATGTATTGTTTGTAATGGCGGCTCTCCTATCGCTGCAGTCGCTCAATTGCCTGTGGAAGTGATCGTAGGCCCTGAGTTTGTAACAGGATCTACCCGCATGAAAGCCGGTACTGCACAAAAGCTGGTCCTTAATATGTTAAGTACTTCTATCATGATTCGTTTGGGACGTGTCAAAGGGAATAAAATGGTAGATATGCAGTTGTCCAATCATAAACTGGTAGCCAGAGGTGTTCGTATTATTATGGATGAAACTGGTGCTGATGAATTAACTGCATCAGAATTACTGGAAGAATTTGGAAATGTCCGAAAGGCAATTGAGAATTATGTAAGTAAAGGATAA
- a CDS encoding glycoside hydrolase family 9 protein, with product MTLTRKHKQKIMQIAMLFCAVLCFNLAKSQEKSWIRINQVGYIPQTVKVAVWVSKEQSVPQKFELIDVQTQKTVFKNSTGKNFGAYGPFLHSLRLDFSNFQKEGEYYIKAGKTVSPKFKINKNVYKGTADFALRYMRQQRTLFNPFLQDSCHTHDGFTMYAGKAGIPDSTRIDAGGGWHDASDYLQYSTTSANATYHLLAAYRDFPHVFEDTKQANGLAGKNGIADVLDEAKWGLDWLLKMHPQPHLMFNQIADDRDHKNMRIPKEDPFYGRGYERPVYFIDGEPQQRGKFMNNTTGTSSTAAKFSSAFTLGSTLFHSVDPGYSGTLQDKAKSALDYAYIKPGVTQTVSVKSPYIYAEDNWVDDMELASALMFSKTGDQTYAKKALDFAEQEKVTPWMSRDTASHYQYYPFINLGHYELAKSLKGGEQKQVTAFYKEGIDQVWSRAKENAFYRGVPFIWCSNNLTVSFAIQCRWYREISGDSSYATLEQANIDWLFGVNPWGTSMVYGLPADGDTPVDPHSAFTKIGNYPIDGGLVDGPVYSSIFNNLIGIKLNEEDEYAEFQSELAVYHDDYGDYSTNEPTMDGTASLVYLLAAQEEGAHHVVKDNYGAIIKGDPTKKNISLVFTADEFYDGATSILETLKKEKVQGSFFVTGRFLDNPNTADYTKEIVKRGHYLAPHSDQHLLYCDWEDREHTRVSKAEFSQDLNNNFQKMKKYGVERDVARYFLPSYEWYNTDIVSWAEQEGVQVVNFTPGLRTAADYTYPEMGSRYLDSETIYNQLIEKEQKEGLNGYIILVHLGTDPKRKDKFYTLLPRLIKDLRKKDYHFKVINEML from the coding sequence ATGACATTAACACGTAAACATAAGCAAAAAATCATGCAGATAGCAATGCTGTTTTGTGCTGTTTTGTGTTTTAATCTTGCTAAATCACAAGAAAAATCCTGGATTCGTATTAATCAGGTAGGTTATATACCGCAGACTGTCAAAGTGGCTGTATGGGTTTCAAAAGAGCAATCGGTACCTCAGAAATTTGAATTGATCGATGTGCAGACTCAAAAAACAGTCTTTAAAAATAGCACCGGTAAAAATTTCGGAGCTTACGGGCCATTTCTCCACTCACTTCGTTTAGATTTTTCTAATTTCCAAAAAGAGGGTGAATATTATATTAAAGCCGGTAAAACCGTTTCTCCTAAATTTAAGATCAATAAAAATGTCTATAAAGGCACTGCAGATTTTGCTTTGCGATATATGAGACAACAACGTACTCTTTTCAATCCGTTTTTGCAGGATAGCTGCCATACACATGATGGATTCACCATGTATGCCGGAAAGGCCGGAATTCCGGATAGTACGCGGATCGATGCAGGAGGAGGATGGCATGATGCGTCAGACTATCTTCAGTATTCCACAACTTCTGCCAATGCGACTTATCACCTGTTAGCTGCTTACCGGGATTTCCCTCATGTTTTTGAAGACACAAAACAAGCCAACGGACTGGCGGGTAAAAATGGTATTGCAGATGTTCTGGATGAAGCAAAATGGGGGCTTGACTGGCTTCTGAAGATGCATCCTCAGCCACATCTGATGTTTAATCAGATCGCTGATGACAGGGATCACAAGAATATGCGTATTCCAAAAGAAGATCCTTTTTATGGAAGAGGATACGAGCGCCCGGTTTATTTTATTGACGGGGAGCCACAGCAACGCGGTAAATTTATGAACAATACTACAGGTACAAGTTCTACAGCAGCGAAGTTCTCAAGTGCATTTACATTGGGCAGTACCTTATTTCATTCTGTTGATCCGGGTTATTCCGGTACCTTACAGGACAAAGCAAAGTCCGCTCTGGATTATGCTTATATAAAACCTGGCGTAACGCAGACTGTTTCTGTCAAATCACCTTATATATATGCGGAAGATAATTGGGTAGATGATATGGAGCTGGCTTCAGCTCTGATGTTTTCCAAAACAGGTGATCAGACATATGCAAAAAAAGCGTTGGATTTCGCAGAGCAGGAAAAAGTAACACCATGGATGAGCAGAGATACTGCAAGTCATTATCAATATTATCCTTTTATCAATCTTGGTCACTATGAATTAGCTAAATCGTTAAAAGGAGGTGAACAGAAGCAAGTAACTGCATTCTATAAAGAAGGTATAGATCAAGTGTGGTCACGGGCAAAAGAAAATGCCTTCTATCGCGGAGTACCTTTTATCTGGTGCAGTAATAATCTTACCGTTTCATTCGCTATACAATGCAGATGGTATCGTGAAATCAGTGGTGATTCTTCTTATGCCACTTTAGAGCAGGCCAATATCGATTGGTTATTTGGTGTCAATCCATGGGGTACAAGTATGGTGTACGGACTTCCGGCTGATGGGGATACGCCTGTGGACCCCCACTCTGCATTTACAAAGATTGGAAACTATCCTATCGATGGAGGACTGGTAGATGGCCCGGTATATTCTTCTATATTCAATAATCTGATCGGCATTAAACTGAATGAGGAAGATGAATATGCTGAATTCCAGAGCGAACTGGCGGTTTACCATGATGATTATGGTGATTACAGTACAAATGAGCCGACTATGGATGGCACGGCTTCACTGGTGTATTTGTTAGCAGCTCAGGAAGAGGGTGCCCATCATGTGGTAAAAGATAATTATGGTGCGATAATAAAAGGTGATCCCACTAAAAAGAATATTTCCTTAGTCTTTACAGCAGATGAATTCTATGATGGAGCGACTTCTATTCTGGAAACATTGAAAAAGGAAAAAGTTCAAGGATCTTTCTTTGTTACCGGCAGGTTTCTGGATAATCCGAATACCGCTGATTACACAAAGGAGATAGTGAAAAGAGGACATTATCTCGCTCCTCATTCTGATCAGCATTTGTTGTACTGTGATTGGGAAGACCGTGAACATACACGGGTTTCAAAAGCAGAATTTTCGCAGGATCTGAATAATAATTTTCAGAAAATGAAAAAATATGGAGTAGAGAGAGATGTTGCGAGATATTTCTTACCTTCATACGAGTGGTATAATACAGATATTGTTTCATGGGCTGAACAAGAGGGAGTACAGGTTGTAAATTTTACGCCAGGGTTAAGAACGGCTGCAGATTACACATATCCGGAAATGGGTAGCCGTTATCTGGATTCAGAAACTATTTATAATCAATTGATTGAAAAGGAACAAAAAGAAGGATTAAACGGATACATTATATTAGTACATTTGGGGACGGATCCAAAGCGGAAAGATAAATTTTATACTTTACTCCCTCGCCTGATTAAAGATTTAAGAAAAAAAGATTACCATTTTAAAGTGATAAACGAAATGCTGTAA
- a CDS encoding PQQ-binding-like beta-propeller repeat protein — MSTKSIVIALCLLVAQSLSAQSFRFAHVTDTHVGGATGAEDLRRTVQDLNMQQQLDFVILSGDITEFGADAELKLAKQILDSLQLPWYVIPGNHDGNWSENGANTFRTVFGGETFFFKHKGFMFMGTNSGPNMRMSPGQIPRENLVWMDSVFKANPDTQTPLIYINHYPQDSSLNNWFEAIDRVKKRNVQLAFCGHGHANVKYNWEGIPGIMGRSNLRAKDSVGGYNIVTIGEGKAVYQVKKPGQPLEPAWATVELKDHQFATDNTAYPRPDYTVNTKYKDKVKVNWVFEDSGDIGAGMSSYKNLIITANTLGEIIALDINTGKKVWSFATKGKVYSTPAVWKNIIVAGSSDHSIYGINADNGKLKWKVETDKSVLGSPLVHNGIAYIGGSDGKFRAVDISSGIVKWTFEHVKGYVSTLPTLYKEKVIFGSWGNGFYALNTADGKLAWEWNNGHANRMFSAAACYPVAIHDRIFVVAPDRFMTALDASDGHIIWRAKKDPYRVRESMGLSKDGQHVYVKTMDGQLLGISSQADSMDIVWQSKLQLPYELTPSSIVSSGRYVFVPSQSGLVSAVNAKSGEIEWQYKISNGMVNPILVSKKNSIIASTMDGKVVSLSYQP; from the coding sequence ATGTCTACTAAATCTATAGTTATTGCTCTTTGTCTCCTTGTTGCACAAAGTCTTTCAGCACAGTCATTCCGATTTGCACATGTGACCGATACGCATGTTGGAGGAGCAACAGGAGCAGAAGACCTGCGCAGAACGGTTCAGGATCTGAATATGCAGCAACAGCTGGATTTTGTTATTCTCTCAGGAGATATAACCGAATTCGGGGCAGATGCAGAATTGAAACTGGCTAAGCAAATTCTGGATAGCCTGCAGTTGCCCTGGTATGTAATACCAGGCAATCATGACGGCAACTGGTCCGAAAATGGGGCAAATACATTTCGAACAGTATTTGGAGGAGAGACATTTTTTTTCAAACACAAAGGCTTTATGTTCATGGGGACCAATTCCGGTCCTAATATGCGTATGAGCCCCGGCCAGATTCCAAGAGAAAATCTGGTATGGATGGATTCTGTTTTTAAAGCAAATCCCGATACGCAGACACCTCTGATATATATCAATCATTATCCGCAGGACTCATCGCTGAACAATTGGTTTGAAGCTATAGATCGTGTGAAAAAAAGGAATGTACAACTGGCATTTTGTGGTCACGGACACGCTAATGTAAAGTACAACTGGGAAGGTATTCCGGGAATAATGGGAAGATCTAATCTTCGTGCAAAGGATAGTGTCGGGGGGTACAACATTGTAACTATAGGAGAGGGAAAAGCTGTTTATCAGGTAAAGAAACCGGGGCAACCTCTGGAACCTGCATGGGCAACAGTGGAACTGAAAGATCATCAGTTTGCTACAGACAACACAGCCTATCCAAGACCTGACTATACAGTCAATACGAAGTATAAAGATAAAGTAAAGGTCAATTGGGTATTCGAAGATTCGGGTGATATAGGGGCGGGTATGAGCAGCTATAAAAACCTTATTATTACAGCCAATACATTAGGAGAAATAATTGCCTTAGATATAAATACCGGTAAGAAAGTATGGTCCTTTGCGACAAAAGGCAAAGTCTATTCTACTCCAGCGGTATGGAAAAATATCATTGTTGCAGGGTCTTCTGATCACAGTATTTATGGGATTAATGCCGATAATGGAAAGCTGAAATGGAAAGTAGAAACGGATAAGTCTGTATTGGGGTCTCCATTAGTACACAATGGAATTGCGTATATAGGAGGTTCTGACGGCAAATTCAGAGCTGTTGATATCAGCTCAGGAATTGTAAAATGGACTTTTGAACACGTGAAAGGATATGTTTCAACTTTACCTACACTGTATAAAGAGAAGGTTATCTTCGGATCCTGGGGAAATGGCTTTTATGCCTTGAATACAGCAGATGGTAAATTAGCCTGGGAATGGAATAATGGGCATGCTAACCGTATGTTTTCTGCTGCAGCCTGCTACCCTGTCGCTATTCATGATCGTATCTTCGTAGTGGCTCCGGACAGATTTATGACAGCATTGGATGCTTCAGACGGTCATATTATATGGAGAGCTAAAAAAGATCCTTATCGTGTAAGAGAGTCAATGGGCTTGTCAAAAGATGGTCAGCATGTATATGTTAAAACGATGGACGGACAACTGTTGGGTATTTCAAGCCAGGCCGATAGTATGGATATTGTCTGGCAGTCAAAGTTACAATTACCTTATGAACTTACTCCGTCTTCAATTGTCTCGTCAGGACGTTACGTGTTTGTGCCAAGTCAATCAGGACTGGTTTCAGCCGTCAATGCGAAGTCTGGAGAAATAGAATGGCAATATAAAATTTCAAATGGTATGGTTAATCCTATATTAGTAAGCAAAAAAAATAGTATTATTGCAAGTACAATGGACGGTAAAGTTGTTTCGCTATCATATCAACCTTAA
- a CDS encoding exo-beta-N-acetylmuramidase NamZ domain-containing protein produces MKKLFTLSLITVVLMQNACTSASKQAAVRNDSVAQTIVASSPLPGADQLSAYLPLLKGKKVGLMGNQTSIVGKDKEHLVDVLLREKVNLKFGFAPEHGFRGNVERGEKVSNDVDQKTGLPLYTLYGGNEKQDSIVKSVDVMIFDLQDVGARFYTYITSLHRVMELCAKHNKELIVLDRPNPNGDQVDGPVRKDDKFKSNVSFHKIAMIHGLTVGELAHMINGEKWLEKGKQCKVTVIPVKNYDHKTMYDLPVIPSPSLPNHLSVRLYTSLCLFEGTDISVGRGTDWPFQVVGFTDPVYGQFTFTPSERAGMVKHVEGKGATNYGLDLRNLNADEQKFTLKYILHFYDKMPDKSKFFVRAEFFDKLAGTDELRKQILAGKTEQQIRDSWKQELDDYKKMRKQYLLYPDFE; encoded by the coding sequence ATGAAAAAACTATTTACATTATCACTTATCACTGTGGTACTGATGCAGAATGCCTGTACTTCAGCATCAAAACAAGCCGCTGTAAGAAATGATTCTGTTGCACAGACCATTGTTGCTTCATCTCCTCTTCCGGGAGCTGACCAGCTATCTGCATATTTACCTTTGTTGAAAGGTAAGAAAGTAGGTTTAATGGGCAACCAGACCTCTATTGTCGGAAAAGATAAAGAACATCTTGTCGATGTACTGTTAAGAGAAAAAGTAAATTTGAAGTTTGGATTTGCTCCGGAGCATGGTTTTCGTGGAAATGTGGAGCGTGGTGAAAAAGTAAGCAATGATGTGGATCAGAAAACCGGTCTTCCCTTGTATACCTTATACGGAGGTAATGAAAAGCAGGACTCTATTGTAAAGTCAGTAGATGTTATGATATTTGACCTGCAGGATGTGGGAGCCCGGTTTTATACGTATATCACCTCTTTACATCGTGTAATGGAGTTGTGTGCCAAACATAACAAAGAGCTGATCGTACTGGACAGGCCTAATCCCAACGGTGATCAGGTGGATGGTCCGGTCAGAAAAGATGATAAATTCAAATCGAATGTCTCTTTTCATAAGATTGCTATGATTCACGGGCTGACAGTGGGTGAACTGGCGCATATGATCAATGGAGAAAAATGGCTGGAGAAAGGAAAACAATGTAAGGTAACTGTTATTCCGGTTAAGAATTATGATCACAAAACGATGTATGATCTGCCCGTTATTCCATCCCCAAGTCTTCCGAATCATCTTTCCGTACGCCTGTATACCTCGTTATGTTTATTTGAAGGGACTGATATTTCCGTGGGGCGAGGTACAGACTGGCCTTTCCAGGTAGTAGGATTTACAGATCCCGTATATGGTCAGTTTACATTTACCCCAAGTGAACGTGCCGGAATGGTAAAACATGTAGAAGGCAAAGGAGCAACTAATTACGGTCTGGATCTTAGAAATCTAAATGCAGATGAGCAGAAGTTTACACTTAAATATATCCTTCACTTCTATGATAAAATGCCGGATAAATCCAAATTTTTTGTGCGTGCAGAATTTTTTGATAAACTGGCAGGAACAGATGAATTAAGAAAGCAGATCCTGGCAGGAAAAACAGAACAACAAATCCGTGATTCATGGAAACAGGAGTTGGATGATTATAAAAAGATGCGCAAGCAATATTTGCTCTATCCTGATTTTGAATAA
- a CDS encoding RagB/SusD family nutrient uptake outer membrane protein: MKISKKIIYTVLATTVGLASCNKDVLDRPEKTKVIDKDFWRNQGDVKLYANDFYTNYFVGYNSGFGTAYAPMTGYTMADDFTSEGTQTGFEATVPATRGSTSEVPAILSQQYGGGPNWNFAWVRKSNVMINRLDNQAKANLSQEEYNHWMAVARFFRGFEYSRLTSVFGDVPYYDTPVDPTDQASMYKERTPRGEVMDRVYDDFKYVLANMRLDDGAQYVNRYAAAALISNMMLFEGSWQHYHGLDATRAKKYLELAVEAAQFVMDSGKWRFNNDFKSLFASDNLATNTEVIFYRSYDDVLKVTHAVSSYSNGTEGQPRGANLDLLKAFICNDGQTWQNSTVVNAKDFTLKNLARTRDPRFEATFMDTVNTASSTMAYAHKFAGRDALTYIGKTYPAKWGSNTNVSDAPVVRLGEVVLNWIEAKQILAENFGGPAVSQADLDKSINAIRNRPLDTDATNKGVKKTTPLSLANLPNDPAREGDISQLMWEIRRERRMEFVYEYARINDIRRWKKLNYMNFVKEDYSLGPWVNVKKDLPNRLTATYRNVLKVKNASGQIITYDGNNADALVGYYVVARFANRVAFTDRAYLAPVGLNQIQQYTELGYTLTQTPGW, from the coding sequence ATGAAAATAAGTAAAAAAATCATATATACAGTGCTTGCTACTACAGTTGGTTTAGCAAGCTGTAATAAAGATGTTCTGGATAGACCCGAGAAAACAAAAGTTATAGATAAGGATTTTTGGAGAAATCAGGGAGATGTAAAATTATACGCCAATGATTTTTATACCAATTACTTTGTTGGTTACAATTCCGGATTTGGAACGGCATATGCGCCTATGACCGGTTATACAATGGCAGATGATTTCACTTCAGAAGGAACACAGACCGGATTTGAGGCGACTGTTCCTGCTACCAGAGGTTCTACATCTGAAGTTCCTGCGATTCTATCTCAGCAATATGGCGGAGGTCCTAACTGGAATTTTGCATGGGTTCGTAAATCCAATGTCATGATCAACAGACTGGATAATCAGGCTAAAGCAAATCTTTCTCAGGAAGAGTATAATCACTGGATGGCTGTGGCCAGATTTTTCAGAGGTTTTGAATACTCCAGATTAACCAGTGTCTTCGGAGATGTCCCATACTATGACACGCCGGTAGATCCTACAGATCAGGCGTCTATGTACAAAGAACGTACACCGAGAGGAGAAGTAATGGATCGTGTGTACGATGACTTTAAATATGTGCTGGCTAATATGCGTCTGGACGATGGAGCACAGTATGTAAACCGTTATGCAGCGGCGGCACTTATTTCTAACATGATGTTATTTGAAGGGTCATGGCAGCATTATCACGGTCTGGACGCAACAAGAGCTAAAAAATATCTGGAATTAGCTGTTGAAGCAGCTCAGTTTGTAATGGATAGCGGAAAATGGCGTTTTAATAATGACTTCAAAAGTCTATTTGCATCAGATAATCTGGCGACTAATACAGAAGTTATATTCTACAGATCATACGATGATGTATTGAAAGTAACACATGCTGTATCTTCTTACAGCAATGGTACGGAAGGGCAGCCTCGTGGCGCTAATCTGGATCTGTTGAAAGCATTTATCTGTAACGATGGTCAGACATGGCAAAATTCTACAGTTGTAAATGCAAAAGATTTTACGCTGAAAAATCTGGCAAGAACCAGAGATCCGCGTTTCGAAGCCACCTTTATGGATACGGTGAATACAGCATCTTCCACTATGGCTTATGCGCACAAATTTGCGGGAAGAGATGCATTGACATATATCGGTAAGACCTATCCGGCTAAATGGGGTAGTAATACAAACGTGAGTGATGCGCCTGTTGTACGCCTTGGAGAAGTGGTTTTAAACTGGATTGAAGCAAAGCAGATCTTAGCAGAAAACTTTGGTGGTCCGGCAGTAAGTCAGGCAGATCTGGATAAGTCGATCAATGCAATCCGTAATCGTCCGCTGGATACAGACGCAACAAATAAAGGAGTGAAGAAAACAACCCCTTTATCTCTTGCAAATTTACCAAATGATCCTGCACGTGAAGGAGATATTTCCCAATTGATGTGGGAAATCCGTAGAGAAAGACGTATGGAGTTTGTTTATGAATATGCACGTATCAATGATATCAGACGTTGGAAAAAACTAAACTATATGAATTTTGTAAAAGAAGATTACAGTTTAGGGCCATGGGTAAATGTGAAAAAAGATCTGCCAAACCGATTGACAGCAACGTATAGAAATGTACTCAAAGTAAAAAATGCAAGCGGTCAGATTATTACATATGATGGTAATAATGCAGATGCGCTGGTAGGATACTATGTGGTTGCGAGATTTGCAAATCGTGTTGCCTTTACAGACAGAGCTTATTTAGCACCTGTGGGCTTAAATCAGATACAACAATATACAGAGTTAGGCTATACGCTGACTCAGACACCAGGATGGTAA